A window of the Cucumis sativus cultivar 9930 unplaced genomic scaffold, Cucumber_9930_V3 scaffold31, whole genome shotgun sequence genome harbors these coding sequences:
- the LOC116405797 gene encoding probable carbohydrate esterase At4g34215 produces the protein MTDSILSPKATTSPNNIFILAGQSNMAGRGGVSLDPTTDKMVWDGYIPLECESNDSIFRLNADMVWEQAHEPLHWDIDVVKTNGIGPGMAFANELLAIGGKRIGAIGLVPCAIGGSHLKEWVKGTNRYDNLVERIRASEKNGGTVQGILWYQGESDAAVEEEAMCYERELTKFFIDLRADTNHPELPIILVKLVTHDFFLSPNISFKEEVCNALEAVTHRLPNVTMVDGPMAVGNFDDGLNEDKGHLNVKSEVKLGKMFAHSFYSNFAHNFLS, from the exons atgacggATTCAATTCTTAGTCCAAAAGCCACAACTTCTCCCAACAACATTTTCATACTCGCCGGGCAGAGCAACATGGCTGGTCGAGGAGGGGTTTCACTAGATCCAACCACAGATAAAATGGTATGGGATGGATATATACCGCTTGAATGCGAATCCAACGACTCAATATTTCGATTGAATGCTGATATGGTATGGGAACAAGCCCATGAACCACTCCATTGGGACATTGATGTTGTAAAGACCAATGGGATTGGACCCGGCATGGCCTTTGCCAATGAGCTTTTGGCTATAGGTGGGAAGAGGATTGGTGCCATTGGCCTTGTTCCATGTGCCATTGGAGGATCCCATTTGAAAGAATGGGTTAAAGGGACTAATAGGTATGATAATTTGGTTGAAAGGATTAGGGCTTCAGAAAAAAATGGAGGGACAGTTCAAGGAATTTTGTGGTATCAAGGAGAGTCTGATGCTgctgttgaagaagaagctaTGTGTTATGAAAGAGAGCTCACTAAGTTCTTCATCGACTTGCGTGCTGACACGAACCATCCTGAACTACCCATCATCTTg GTGAAGCTAGTAACTCatgattttttcttaagtCCAAATATAAGCTTCAAGGAAGAAGTATGTAATGCTTTGGAGGCAGTCACACACAGACTACCAAACGTAACAATGGTGGACGGTCCCATGGCAGTGGGCAACTTTGACGATGGGCTGAATGAAGATAAAGGTCATCTCAATGTTAAATCTGAAGTCAAATTAGGCAAAATGTTTGCTCATTCCTTTTATTCAAACTTTGCCCACAACTTCCTttcctaa